GCATTTCTAAACTAAAATCCCAGTTGtcctgttgtctttttttttaaagcaacgACAGCTGCTTATTTATGAGAGTCCCACATTAAGATTATTATAAGATCCAAATACAATTCTAACTTATTGtatgatcattgatgatcattTGGAAGTGTGTTTGAGGCTGGCAGAGAATCACATGAGATCCTCTCAACCTGTGGccatcaatttatttttttgacccTACTGATTTCCTAAGTTAGTCCAGTGGGTCGATAATTTTCATAGGTTTGTTCTAATGGATAGTAAAAGAATATCAACTACAAATCCAGTAAAAGCATGTGATACAAGAGTTATACATTTAGCTGCATTTCAGTGAGTAAACTAAGAATTTGATCTCAAAGCAACTCCATGACTTTAACATGCTTAATTCTTGAACCCCACCTTTGTGGCCTTGGTTGTATGTCACACTGACAGATCAACGACACTCAGCATCTGCAACTCTTATAGAAGTAAGTTCTATTTGTAAGTTGACTTTTAGGAAGCCAGCCTGTTATTTCCTAATGATGcagacagtctgtgtgtgtcagacagaacATGGGTCTATATGTGTGTCATAAATATGAGACGTGAGGTGAACCAACATGGACGCTCTGGTTCtgagaataacaacaacatgacTCGTTTGTCTCGGTGGTTTGTGATCTGTTTCTCTGATTAACCAGAGCAGAGGCACTTTTTCTTTTCGGTCTGGGACAGATGTTGAAAGGGCCGACATGGTGTCAATTTTAAACAATGATCATTTTTTAGGAGACAAATGTATTAGAGAATGTAAGTGAATCAATCATTTATAATTCTAATAATGAtgttcacagaaacacatcactAAATAATTCTCCACTTTTATTCTCCATAATATCATGTTCAAACTTAGTTTTCCTGGTGTGAAGAACTAACATCTGtcctttaatttcatttctctcacagaataacaacaaccttCCTGGAATCATTCTCTAAACACGATGATTGTACCCATCATTGTTTGATTCAAGTGACAAACCCCAGATAACAGTGTGGtagctgcagaacagaaaaccacacagcctgtctgctgcaggaaatgaagCGATGATTCACAGTCAACAGTTTTAGAAGTTCTATTAACCACTGAGGACAGattcacatctgctgctgttcacactctgctccatctctggagtttttccactgaaccctgcacacacacagagttaaactGCATTCAGTGATCCACAAAGATGACCCACCTGAAGGTCACATGCTCACACATTGAAATGatgatttgtagttttactgATCAAAGGttctcactgacacagagtCGGTCATTATCCTCcaaaataataatcaacacACAACATGGACGATTGTTACTTTAGAAAACTGCAGATGTCACTGTTGGATTAGAATTTACAACCATTGTAGAAAACATCaattgaaaaacacatttgaactTGTTCACTTACTGACACTGTAaaattactgtaactgtgtcattttaaacatttgttaaaataggTTTAAAGTGTAAATGATGACACAAACTGTAggtaacattttacattactcATAAATAATTAAGCAGAATAACTTTATTCACAGTTCCTGCAACTTGGAAATAAGAtcaattgtatttttatataagtTTTGTGCAGCtgactgtgtcattttattcaCTTGTGTAAAGAACAGTATCATCAGCATAGAGTTTTATaaccacactgacacagttaTAATAAGTGGTTAATCTACATGTTCAGTGATGATCATAAATCAACCAGATTAATGTGGAAACATCCAAACATACTTCTATAAATGAGATAAATGGACTTTTCTGCCTTAAGATTATGTTTTATGCTGTTTTTGGCATCGTTCTGAAAATTTTCAACAACCTGAATTAAATATGGGTAAAAAACTGTCAGAATATGTTTCTTGTCGTAATAACTTGTCTTATTTCTCTAATTAATTCATATAAATGAAGATTACAAAGAAACAttgttaattttcattttattttgaatcttGTACTGAAAGAATCTGGAAATCTTATCACACTTGTCGCACAATATATaaacagcaaaagtaaaaatacgTGAACGTTAAACACGTCCAACTTAACTTGCAGAAACAGTTTGTGGTAGTAGATAGAGAATCCTTTATTTACACTAAGTCACACTCAATATTCtgtattatgtgtatttatcaTGTTGAGAAAGTATCTGAcctgttcattaaaacatttgactaaTATTTCTGAAAACGGATCAAAGTGATCGATGAGATGAAGTGATGAGATGTGATGGTGagaaaagtgcagcagaaaacagtcagtcatCATGTGAGTAGTTGCTGGATGCTCCGTTGTCTGTGAGGATCCTCAGCAGAGAGAGTCCACAGCAGTACACCAGACTCTTCACTATCAGCACTGtgtagagcagacagagcagcttcacctggtaCTGAGACTGGAGAGGATCCAGGGgaaccactgcaacacaaaaggattcaaacagaaagcagtcagtgctctgctctctctgcagcacaacattGGAGCTGTCCATgcagagaggcagcaggtgaTCTTACAGTCAGCttgctgcagagctgccaggtctgctggctctctctctggaggacaggaggctgctggagctggaagctctgaaacacaaaaggagtcacATGTTTGGAGTAGCAGGGACAAATGgcagtgctctgctgctctgctctctgtgacAGCGTCTCCACATGAAGCTGAATCCCTGCTGAACACAGTCACCAAACCTTCATCACCTTGTTGTGTTTGGGCCTCCACTGTCCCCCCTTCATGCTTCACCTCACAGCGGTATTTATatgtgctgttctgtggctGATGGAGCAGCAAGATGGAGGCGCTGCGTCCCGACTCTCGGAGCTCCAGCTGCTCTCCCTCAGCAGGGCTCGACTCGTCCCATGagtcgtcctcctcctccttcttctggATTTTCCAGGAGAACTGgaccagaggaggaaacatgtctgaggccacacacagcagggagctCTTCCCCTCCACGTGGtctctggatgctgctgggtACACGCTCACCACGGGCTTCAGCACCTGCTCACCTGAAGCTTGaagcagcaacaagcagcacagaca
The window above is part of the Anabas testudineus chromosome 17, fAnaTes1.2, whole genome shotgun sequence genome. Proteins encoded here:
- the LOC113171880 gene encoding uncharacterized protein LOC113171880, whose protein sequence is MLRLARRSTPPPRFACPTGLPLSVIQPLRKVVIGDSVDMRHVKSARPLGAPVALKKVLLDPSPGGFQDPTEFAAVLEAAVDCVNVCLCCLLLLQASGEQVLKPVVSVYPAASRDHVEGKSSLLCVASDMFPPLVQFSWKIQKKEEEDDSWDESSPAEGEQLELRESGRSASILLLHQPQNSTYKYRCEVKHEGGTVEAQTQQELPAPAASCPPEREPADLAALQQADLVPLDPLQSQYQVKLLCLLYTVLIVKSLVYCCGLSLLRILTDNGASSNYSHDD